Proteins from one Aythya fuligula isolate bAytFul2 chromosome 11, bAytFul2.pri, whole genome shotgun sequence genomic window:
- the MAPK6 gene encoding mitogen-activated protein kinase 6, whose protein sequence is MAEKFESLMNIHGFDLGSRYMDLKPLGCGGNGLVFSAVDNDCDKRVAVKKIVLTDPQSVKHALREIKIIRRLDHDNIVKVFEILGPSGSQLTDDVGSLTELNCVYIVQEYMETDLANLLEQGPLLEDHARLFMYQLLRGLKYIHSANVLHRDLKPANLFINTEDLVLKIGDFGLARIMDPHYSHKGHLSEGLVTKWYRSPRLLLSPNNYTKAIDMWAAGCIFAEMLTGKTLFAGAHELEQMQLILESIPVVHEEDRQELLNVIPVYIRNDMTEPHKPLTQLLPGISPEALDFLEQILTFSPMDRLTAEEALSHPYMSIYSFPTDEPISSHPFHIEDEVDDILLMDESHSHIYNWERYHESQFSDHDWPIHNNYEADEVQRDPRALSDVTDEEEVQVDPRKYLDGDREKYLEDPAFDTHFSTEPCWQYSDHHENKYCDLECSHTCNYKMRSSSYLDNLVWRDSEVNHYYEPKLIIDLSNWKEQSKEKSDKKGKSKCEKNGLVKAQIALEEASQQLVEKEREKNQGFDFDSFIAETIQLSLQHESTDVDKLNDLNSSVSQMELKGLISKSVSREKQEKGMANLAQLGALYQTSWDSQFVSSGEECFLIDQFCCEVRKDEHVEKENTYTSYLDKFFSKKEDAEMLEPEPVEEGKPGEKEREESFLSNSGELLFNKHLEAIGIPQFHSPVGSPLKSIQATLTPSAMKSSPQIPHKTYSSILKHLN, encoded by the exons atggcagaaaaatttGAAAGTCTCATGAACATTCATGGTTTTGATCTGGGCTCTCGGTATATGGACTTAAAACCACTGGGCTGTGGTGGAAATGGCTTAGTTTTTTCTGCTGTCGACAATGACTGTGACAAAAGAGTGGCTGTCAAGAAAATTGTCCTTACAGATCCCCAGAGTGTTAAACATGCTCTACGTGAGATCAAAATTATTAGAAGACTTGACCATGATAACATTGTCAAAGTATTTGAAATTCTTGGTCCTAGTGGAAGCCAGTTAACAGATGATGTGGGCTCCCTTACAGAATTGAACTGTGTTTACATTGTCCAGGAATACATGGAGACAGATCTGGCTAATCTGCTAGAGCAAGGCCCTTTACTGGAAGATCATGCCAGACTTTTCATGTACCAGCTGCTACGTGGGCTCAAGTATATTCACTCTGCAAATGTTCTGCATAGAGATCTCAAACCAGCTAATCTTTTCATTAATACTGAAGACTTGGTGCTGAAGATTGGTGACTTTGGTCTTGCACGAATCATGGATCCTCACTATTCCCACAAG ggCCATCTTTCTGAAGGATTGGTTACTAAATGGTACAGATCACCCCGTCTTTTGCTTTCACCTAACAATTACACTAAAGCCATTGACATGTGGGCTGCAGGTTGCATCTTTGCTGAAATGCTGACTGGGAAGACCCTCTTTGCAG GTGCACATGAACTTGAACAGATGCAGTTGATTCTAGAATCAATTCCTGTTGTACATGAGGAGGACCGTCAGGAGCTTCTCAATGTAATTCCAGTTTACATTAGAAATGATATGACTGAGCCACACAAACCTTTAACTCAGTTGCTTCCAGGCATTAGTCCAGAAG CACTGGACTTCCTGGAGCAAATTTTGACATTTAGTCCCATGGATCGATTGACAGCAGAAGAAGCTTTGTCCCATCCTTACATGAGCATTTATTCCTTTCCAACGGATGAGCCTATTTCAAGTCATCCTTTTCACATTGAAGATGAGGTAGATGATATTCTGCTGATGGATGAAAGTCACAGCCATATTTATAATTGGGAAAG ATACCATGAAAGTCAGTTTTCAGACCACGACTGGCCTATTCATAATAACTATGAAGCTGATGAAGTTCAGCGTGATCCAAGGGCTCTTTCTGATGTTACTGATGAGGAAGAAGTTCAAGTAGATCCTCGCAAATATTTGGATGGAGATCGTGAAAAGTATCTGGAGGATCCTGCTTTTGACACCCACTTCTCTACTGAGCCTTGCTGGCAGTATTCAGATcaccatgaaaacaaatactgtgATCTAGAATGTAGTCACACTTGTAATTACAAAATGAGGTCATCTTCATACCTAGATAATTTAGTTTGGCGAGACAGTGAAGTTAACCATTACTATGAGCCCAAGCTTATTATAGATCTTTCAAACTGGAAGgaacagagcaaagaaaagtCTGATAAGAAAGGCAAGTCTAAATGTGAAAAGAATGGATTGGTGAAAGCTCAGATAGCGCTTGAGGAAGCATCACAGCAACTtgttgaaaaagaaagggagaagaatcAAGGATTTGACTTTGATTCATTCATAGCAGAAACTATTCAGCTTAGTTTACAACACGAGTCTACTGATGTTGATAAATTAAATGACTTGAATAGCTCAGTATCTCAAATGGAGTTGAAAGGATTAATATCAAAGTCGGtaagcagagagaagcaggagaaaGGAATGGCTAATTTGGCACAGTTAGGAGCTCTGTACCAAACTTCTTGGGACAGTCAGTTTGTAAGTAGTGGGGAGGAGTGCTTCCTCATTGACCAGTTTTGTTGTGAAGTAAGGAAAGATGAACACgttgagaaagaaaatacttacaCCAGTTATTTGGACAAATTTTTTAGTAAGAAagaagatgctgaaatgctAGAACCTGAGCCAGTAGAAGAGGGGAAgcctggggagaaggaaagagaagagagcttTCTTAGTAACAGTGGAGAACTCCTCTTCAACAAACATCTTGAGGCGATAGGTATTCCTCAATTTCATAGCCCTGTTGGTTCGCCACTGAAATCAATACAGGCCACGTTAACGCCTTCTGCTATGAAATCATCTCCCCAGATTCCCCACAAAACATACAGCAGCATTCTGAAACATCTAAATTAA